A genomic window from Ruminiclostridium cellulolyticum H10 includes:
- a CDS encoding ACT domain-containing protein gives MTILPVTSISTVYNVALVAVDNLPNDMVFISGIFNKIAEEKINIDMISQSPPYKGKINIYFSIPAENIIKVIAILNSFKIRAPNLRIEIDSDSTKISVFGEGMRDKPGVAAKVFTLMAENEIEIKLITTSEVDISYLIYEKDADKAIKAIKQEFRL, from the coding sequence ATGACCATTTTACCGGTTACAAGTATCAGTACAGTATACAATGTAGCACTTGTGGCAGTAGATAATCTTCCGAATGATATGGTTTTCATTTCAGGAATTTTTAATAAGATTGCAGAAGAAAAAATAAATATTGATATGATTAGCCAGAGTCCGCCATATAAAGGTAAAATTAATATTTATTTTAGTATACCAGCTGAAAACATAATAAAGGTAATTGCTATTTTAAACTCGTTTAAAATAAGGGCTCCTAACCTGCGGATTGAAATAGACTCAGACAGTACTAAAATTAGTGTTTTTGGAGAAGGGATGAGGGATAAACCCGGAGTAGCTGCAAAAGTATTTACATTAATGGCTGAAAACGAAATTGAAATCAAGCTGATTACAACCTCCGAAGTTGATATATCCTATCTCATATATGAAAAGGACGCTGATAAGGCTATAAAAGCAATAAAACAAGAATTCCGCCTGTGA
- the dapB gene encoding 4-hydroxy-tetrahydrodipicolinate reductase produces MIKILLSGCNGKMGQVITRLSDNFSELKITAGFDINNNINNPYPVFTSLADCNADVDVIIDFSNPKAFKPLVEYAQEKHIPLVLATTGLSSEQITILKTSVSNRIPVFFSANMSLGVNLLIDLVKKAAKVLEDQFDIEIVEKHHNQKIDAPSGTALAIADAINDSLDEKYEYMYDRHSRRKKRSKQEIGIHAVRGGTIVGDHSVIFAGNDEIIEINHTALSKEIFAVGALKASIFLASKKPGLYSMSELISETN; encoded by the coding sequence ATGATTAAGATATTATTAAGCGGTTGCAACGGAAAAATGGGTCAGGTTATTACCAGACTTTCAGATAATTTTAGTGAATTAAAGATAACGGCAGGGTTTGATATTAATAACAATATTAATAACCCATACCCCGTTTTTACTTCGCTGGCGGACTGTAATGCAGATGTTGATGTTATAATAGATTTTTCAAACCCGAAAGCATTTAAACCATTGGTGGAATATGCACAGGAAAAGCATATACCTCTGGTACTTGCTACAACAGGTTTGTCATCAGAGCAGATAACAATACTTAAAACTTCAGTTTCAAACAGAATACCGGTTTTCTTCTCAGCAAATATGTCACTTGGAGTCAATTTACTTATTGATCTGGTGAAAAAAGCCGCCAAGGTTCTGGAAGATCAATTTGATATAGAAATAGTTGAAAAACATCATAATCAAAAAATCGATGCACCAAGTGGAACAGCTCTTGCCATTGCTGACGCTATTAATGATTCACTTGACGAAAAATATGAATATATGTATGACAGACATTCCAGAAGAAAGAAACGCAGTAAACAGGAAATTGGTATACATGCCGTACGCGGAGGTACAATTGTAGGTGACCACTCTGTTATTTTTGCAGGAAACGATGAAATAATAGAGATTAATCACACTGCATTATCAAAAGAGATATTTGCCGTAGGTGCATTAAAGGCTTCAATCTTTCTTGCATCAAAAAAACCTGGCTTGTATTCAATGTCGGAACTTATTTCTGAAACCAATTAG
- the dapA gene encoding 4-hydroxy-tetrahydrodipicolinate synthase produces MKKPIFTGSGVAIITPFTNDGTDYNKLSELIEYQIKEGTDAIIICGTTGEASTMYDEEHKAAIKFAVEKVNKRIPVIAGTGSNHTVHAVALSKYAEEVGADAILTVTPYYNKTTQKGLYEHFKMVADSIKIPVVLYNVPSRTNLNIIPETIHALSKIDNIVAVKECNLSQVGDVINLCGDDITVYSGEDGAIVPFLSMGAKGVISVLANIAPKDTHDIVAKYLSGDIEGSRKLQLKTLDLIKALFCEVSPIPIKAAMNLMGMNVGGCRLPLVDMSDSNLEILKTELIKYGLLL; encoded by the coding sequence ATGAAGAAACCAATTTTTACGGGTTCAGGCGTAGCTATTATTACCCCATTTACAAATGACGGTACTGATTATAATAAACTTTCAGAACTGATTGAATATCAAATTAAAGAAGGTACTGATGCAATTATTATTTGCGGTACAACAGGTGAGGCATCCACCATGTATGATGAAGAACATAAGGCTGCAATCAAATTTGCCGTTGAGAAGGTTAACAAAAGAATACCGGTTATTGCCGGTACAGGAAGCAACCATACCGTACACGCTGTGGCACTCAGTAAATATGCCGAAGAGGTTGGAGCTGATGCTATACTCACAGTTACACCATATTATAATAAAACTACTCAAAAGGGTTTGTACGAGCACTTTAAGATGGTGGCAGACAGTATTAAAATTCCTGTAGTACTTTATAATGTTCCGTCAAGGACAAATCTTAATATTATTCCAGAGACTATACATGCCCTGTCTAAGATTGATAATATTGTAGCAGTAAAGGAATGTAATCTTTCTCAGGTGGGAGATGTCATTAACCTGTGTGGGGACGATATAACGGTATATTCCGGAGAAGATGGAGCCATAGTACCATTTTTGTCCATGGGTGCTAAAGGTGTAATCTCTGTTTTAGCCAACATTGCACCAAAGGACACACACGATATTGTTGCTAAATATCTTTCAGGTGATATTGAAGGCAGTAGAAAACTTCAGCTCAAAACACTTGATCTTATTAAGGCACTGTTCTGCGAAGTAAGCCCTATACCAATTAAGGCTGCCATGAATCTTATGGGAATGAATGTCGGTGGATGCAGACTGCCACTAGTTGACATGTCTGATAGTAATTTGGAAATACTTAAAACTGAACTTATAAAGTATGGTTTATTGTTATAA
- a CDS encoding SpoIID/LytB domain-containing protein — translation MKKMCLFLGIVMIFMMMPGFNNLNTSAAEATSVKIGLYYGSTAQSQIDISADKGVAFSAFDAKAGKYYNVFNSNAGQTVTIRKDSYFIKSGTKYTPVAATGKPTSGPFHIRLSGSFNSYNDTVLPIKSYSEKGIAAYPVYTDSGWQIWTGFYVSKSAAQTATSTVKSKLGENTYTVIDELSSRIYCTDQNGNVLFMYSSSDSLLRGKSLSTANSNPVKIGTSLYRGQVEFLRMSDSDMTIINVLPFEEYLYGVVPNEMPAYSNIEALKTQAVAARTYSYRSINKHSKNGFNLCATTHCQVYKGFSSENANTNKAVDETRNMVVTYNGALAETVFSASTGGRTEDAENVWGSSIPYLKSVEDKYESGKSYNYNWTMKFTTDEISTKLKSYGLGTVTGIEITKYSAAGRPIEMIIRGTLKPEGVTIKNERCRTFLGLPSQMYSISSDANINIQINNKTENVSLSQIKIITRDGEKTYNDPSQKVTIIGANGNKSVVSSSPGEYVFTGKGWGHAVGMSQEGAMGMAKAGFTYDQILTHYYTGTKVELKK, via the coding sequence ATGAAAAAAATGTGCTTATTTTTAGGCATTGTAATGATATTTATGATGATGCCTGGTTTTAACAACTTGAATACATCAGCGGCTGAAGCAACGTCCGTAAAAATAGGTCTGTATTATGGGTCTACAGCTCAGAGTCAGATTGATATCAGTGCCGACAAGGGAGTAGCTTTTAGTGCATTTGATGCCAAAGCAGGAAAATACTATAATGTCTTCAATTCAAACGCAGGTCAGACAGTTACAATAAGAAAGGACAGTTATTTTATAAAGAGCGGGACTAAGTACACACCGGTTGCTGCAACCGGGAAGCCTACAAGCGGTCCTTTTCATATTCGGCTAAGTGGTTCATTCAATTCTTATAATGATACCGTTTTACCTATTAAGAGTTACAGCGAGAAAGGTATCGCCGCATACCCGGTTTATACCGATTCTGGATGGCAGATATGGACAGGGTTTTATGTTAGTAAATCTGCCGCACAAACGGCTACTAGTACTGTTAAATCAAAGCTTGGTGAGAATACATATACCGTAATCGATGAGCTTAGTTCAAGAATTTACTGTACAGATCAAAATGGTAACGTACTTTTTATGTACTCATCTTCAGATAGTCTTTTAAGAGGAAAATCGCTGTCCACGGCTAATTCCAATCCAGTTAAAATTGGGACAAGCCTGTACAGGGGACAGGTTGAATTTCTTAGAATGTCCGACAGCGATATGACAATTATTAATGTATTACCTTTTGAAGAATACTTATATGGCGTAGTTCCCAACGAAATGCCAGCATATTCAAATATTGAGGCATTAAAGACTCAAGCGGTGGCAGCCAGAACCTATTCTTACAGATCAATAAATAAACATTCTAAGAACGGTTTCAATTTATGTGCTACAACGCATTGTCAGGTATATAAAGGCTTTAGCTCGGAAAATGCTAATACAAACAAAGCTGTTGATGAAACCCGTAATATGGTTGTTACATATAATGGAGCCCTTGCCGAAACAGTTTTTTCGGCGTCTACAGGAGGCAGGACTGAGGATGCCGAAAATGTTTGGGGAAGCAGTATACCGTATCTTAAAAGTGTTGAAGATAAATATGAGTCGGGGAAATCCTACAATTATAACTGGACAATGAAGTTTACAACAGATGAAATTAGTACAAAGCTAAAAAGCTATGGTCTTGGAACTGTAACAGGTATCGAAATTACCAAATACTCAGCGGCTGGAAGACCGATAGAAATGATTATTAGGGGGACGCTGAAGCCGGAGGGCGTTACAATTAAAAATGAGAGGTGCAGAACTTTTCTTGGTCTCCCAAGCCAGATGTATAGTATTTCCTCGGATGCGAATATAAATATACAGATTAATAATAAAACCGAGAATGTTTCGTTGAGCCAAATTAAGATAATTACCAGAGATGGTGAAAAAACATACAATGACCCTTCTCAAAAAGTAACTATTATTGGTGCCAATGGTAATAAATCTGTAGTTTCCTCAAGCCCTGGCGAATATGTTTTTACAGGTAAAGGCTGGGGGCACGCTGTAGGAATGAGTCAGGAAGGTGCCATGGGTATGGCGAAAGCCGGTTTTACATATGACCAAATACTTACTCACTATTATACAGGAACAAAAGTTGAGTTAAAAAAATAA
- a CDS encoding aspartate kinase → MKVAKFGGTSLANAEQIKKVCSIVLNDSERKVIVVSAPGKRDSSDTKVTDLLIACAQKHLENGNAEAELEAVVMRFKNIANELGLDDEIVNLIRADLEERLKLDTSHAGTFMDAMKAAGEDNSAKLVAAYLNSIGKKAEYVSPKKAGLLMSDKFGNAQVLPESYENLKMINNIDGIVIFPGFFGYTKDGKVATFPRGGSDITGSILAAALKADLYENFTDVDAVYAAHPGLVHNPVAVPELTYREMRELSYAGFSVLHEDTLVPVFKAGVPVCIKNTNNPSAPGTKISLVRDYSPNHVVGIASDAGFCCIYVSKFMMNREVGFGRKLLQILEDEGISYEHTPSGIDNISIILKQNQLKEGMEQKIIDRIKAELKVDDVSIDHDLAMIIIVGEGMKNTVGTASRATTALAKASISLEMINQGSSEITMMFAVRENEAHKAVISLYNEFFLNKQYK, encoded by the coding sequence ATGAAAGTAGCAAAGTTTGGGGGAACCTCTTTAGCTAATGCAGAACAGATTAAAAAAGTTTGCAGTATCGTACTTAATGATAGCGAAAGAAAGGTTATTGTTGTATCTGCTCCGGGTAAAAGGGACAGTTCAGATACCAAAGTGACTGATTTACTTATTGCATGTGCCCAAAAGCATCTAGAAAACGGTAATGCGGAGGCAGAACTTGAAGCTGTTGTAATGAGGTTCAAGAATATAGCAAATGAACTTGGACTTGATGACGAAATTGTCAATTTGATCAGAGCTGATTTGGAAGAAAGACTTAAACTTGATACTTCTCATGCAGGTACATTTATGGATGCCATGAAGGCTGCTGGAGAAGATAACAGTGCCAAATTGGTAGCTGCATATCTGAATAGCATAGGTAAAAAAGCAGAATATGTTTCACCAAAAAAAGCAGGGTTGCTTATGAGTGACAAATTCGGAAATGCACAGGTTTTGCCTGAGTCCTATGAAAACCTTAAAATGATTAACAATATAGATGGAATTGTTATCTTCCCGGGTTTCTTCGGTTACACTAAAGACGGAAAAGTTGCAACTTTCCCACGTGGTGGCTCAGATATAACCGGTTCCATTTTGGCTGCTGCATTAAAGGCTGATTTATATGAAAACTTTACAGACGTTGATGCAGTGTATGCGGCCCACCCCGGTCTGGTTCACAATCCAGTTGCCGTACCTGAATTAACCTACCGTGAGATGAGAGAATTATCTTATGCCGGTTTCTCAGTATTACACGAAGATACACTGGTTCCTGTTTTTAAGGCTGGAGTTCCGGTTTGTATAAAAAATACAAATAATCCATCTGCTCCGGGAACAAAAATATCCCTGGTAAGAGATTATTCTCCAAACCATGTTGTTGGAATAGCAAGTGATGCTGGTTTCTGCTGTATCTATGTGAGCAAGTTTATGATGAATAGAGAAGTAGGTTTCGGAAGAAAGCTCCTTCAAATTCTTGAAGATGAGGGTATTTCATATGAACACACTCCATCCGGCATTGACAACATATCTATAATACTAAAACAGAACCAACTGAAGGAAGGTATGGAACAAAAAATAATTGACCGCATTAAAGCTGAATTAAAGGTTGATGATGTTTCTATTGACCACGACCTTGCCATGATAATAATAGTTGGTGAAGGTATGAAGAATACCGTAGGGACTGCTTCAAGGGCCACAACTGCTTTAGCCAAGGCATCTATCAGTTTGGAAATGATTAATCAAGGTTCTTCTGAAATAACAATGATGTTCGCAGTAAGGGAAAATGAAGCACATAAAGCTGTTATTTCGCTCTACAACGAGTTTTTCCTTAACAAACAATATAAATAG
- the queA gene encoding tRNA preQ1(34) S-adenosylmethionine ribosyltransferase-isomerase QueA — translation MNLHDFDYYLPEELIAQHPLEKRDMSRLMVLDKQTGEIEHKLFKDLFNYLDEGDCLVLNNTRVIPARLLGEKEGTGGKIEFVLLKRVEGDNWEVILRPGKKAKPGSKFVFGNGELKAEILEVLDEGNRLVRFIYDGVFEEILDRVGVMPLPPYITEKLDNPERYQTVYAKVNGSAAAPTAGLHFTKELLDSLVHKGVKIAYVMLHVGLGTFRPVKVDDITQHKMHSEYYSISQETCDIINVTREKGKKVVAVGTTSCRVLETIGKNGKIAPCDGWTDIFIYPGYEFKVVDRLITNFHLPESTLIMLVSSLAGRDNVLHAYSVAVEEKYRFFSFGDAMFIK, via the coding sequence GTGAACTTGCACGATTTCGATTATTACCTTCCGGAGGAACTTATCGCACAGCATCCATTGGAGAAAAGGGACATGTCCAGGCTGATGGTTCTGGATAAGCAAACCGGAGAGATTGAACATAAATTATTCAAGGACTTATTTAACTATCTGGATGAAGGTGATTGTCTGGTTCTGAACAATACCAGAGTAATACCTGCAAGGCTCTTAGGCGAAAAAGAGGGTACAGGCGGAAAGATAGAATTTGTTTTGCTTAAAAGGGTTGAAGGGGACAATTGGGAGGTAATTTTAAGACCGGGCAAAAAGGCAAAACCCGGAAGCAAGTTTGTTTTTGGAAACGGAGAGCTAAAAGCGGAAATTTTGGAAGTACTTGATGAAGGAAACAGACTTGTCAGGTTTATATATGACGGCGTTTTTGAAGAAATACTGGACAGGGTAGGTGTAATGCCATTGCCGCCATACATTACTGAAAAGCTTGATAACCCGGAAAGATATCAGACTGTATATGCCAAGGTTAATGGTTCTGCGGCTGCACCAACTGCCGGACTACATTTTACCAAAGAACTTTTGGATTCTTTGGTTCACAAGGGTGTAAAAATAGCATATGTTATGCTTCATGTCGGTCTTGGTACATTCAGACCTGTCAAAGTTGACGATATAACTCAACATAAAATGCATTCAGAATATTATTCAATAAGTCAGGAAACCTGTGATATAATAAACGTTACCCGAGAAAAAGGCAAAAAAGTTGTAGCTGTCGGCACTACCAGTTGTAGAGTTCTGGAAACTATAGGAAAAAATGGAAAGATTGCACCTTGTGACGGTTGGACTGATATATTTATATATCCGGGATATGAGTTCAAAGTAGTAGACAGGCTTATTACAAATTTTCACCTTCCTGAATCTACACTTATCATGCTGGTAAGCTCTTTAGCAGGAAGGGATAATGTGCTTCACGCATATTCCGTAGCTGTGGAAGAAAAATATAGATTTTTCAGCTTCGGAGACGCAATGTTTATAAAATAA
- the tgt gene encoding tRNA guanosine(34) transglycosylase Tgt — translation MAAVTYELIKTCKQTGARLGKVHTPHGSFDTPVFMPVGTLATVKGMSPEELKEIDARIILSNTYHCYLRPGQDIVKQAGGLHGFMNWDRPILTDSGGFQVFSLSGLRKITEEGVTFRSHLDGSKHVFTPESVMDIENDLGADIIMAFDECAPYPAEYDYVKKSMERTTRWAKRCKEAHTNTEKQSLFGIIQGGMYKELRIESANQLKELDFPGYAIGGLSVGEPAEIMYEVLDYTAPLMPADKPRYLMGVGTPDYLIEGAIRGIDMFDCVLPTRIGRNGTVLTSNGRVIIRDAKYSRDFSKLDPECDCYVCRNYSRAYIRHLIKCGELLGLRLTTWHNLYFLINLMKQVRQAIMDDKLASFRDEFYLKYGYTK, via the coding sequence ATGGCAGCAGTTACTTATGAATTAATAAAAACCTGCAAGCAGACAGGTGCAAGATTAGGTAAGGTGCATACACCTCACGGTTCGTTTGATACCCCTGTTTTTATGCCTGTCGGAACTCTTGCGACAGTAAAAGGTATGTCTCCTGAGGAACTCAAGGAAATAGATGCAAGAATCATTTTAAGCAACACATACCATTGCTATCTGAGGCCCGGTCAGGATATTGTAAAGCAGGCTGGAGGCCTGCACGGCTTTATGAACTGGGATAGACCAATACTTACGGACAGCGGAGGTTTTCAAGTTTTCAGCCTAAGCGGATTAAGAAAAATTACAGAGGAGGGTGTAACCTTCAGATCCCATCTGGATGGTTCAAAACATGTATTTACCCCAGAATCGGTAATGGATATTGAGAACGATCTCGGTGCAGACATTATAATGGCTTTTGATGAATGTGCACCTTATCCGGCTGAGTATGATTATGTAAAGAAATCGATGGAGCGTACTACAAGATGGGCAAAAAGATGCAAGGAAGCTCATACTAATACAGAGAAACAATCACTTTTCGGTATAATTCAGGGTGGTATGTACAAAGAGTTAAGGATAGAAAGTGCTAACCAACTAAAGGAATTGGATTTTCCGGGCTATGCAATAGGCGGATTAAGTGTAGGTGAGCCTGCGGAAATAATGTATGAGGTACTTGATTACACAGCTCCACTCATGCCTGCCGATAAACCGAGATATCTGATGGGTGTTGGAACTCCGGACTACCTTATTGAGGGAGCCATAAGAGGTATAGATATGTTTGATTGTGTGCTTCCTACCAGAATCGGAAGAAACGGAACAGTACTCACCAGTAATGGAAGGGTCATTATTCGTGATGCAAAATACTCAAGAGATTTTTCAAAGCTGGATCCAGAATGTGATTGTTATGTTTGCCGCAATTATTCAAGGGCGTACATCAGACACCTTATCAAATGCGGAGAGCTTCTGGGCCTGAGGCTTACAACCTGGCACAACTTATATTTTTTAATTAACTTGATGAAACAAGTAAGACAGGCTATAATGGATGATAAGCTTGCCAGTTTTAGGGATGAATTTTATCTGAAATATGGCTATACTAAATAA
- the yajC gene encoding preprotein translocase subunit YajC — MAVAALVQLVLPMALILGLMYVMLILPQKKKEKKTQQMLNSLQVGWAVTTIGGIVGKIINIKDDEIYIESGVDKNKILVKRWAIKDVVKPVEG, encoded by the coding sequence ATGGCAGTAGCGGCATTAGTTCAATTAGTATTACCTATGGCTTTAATTCTGGGTCTTATGTATGTAATGCTTATTCTTCCTCAGAAAAAAAAGGAAAAGAAGACTCAGCAAATGCTTAATTCACTACAGGTTGGGTGGGCTGTTACAACTATCGGAGGTATAGTTGGTAAGATTATAAACATTAAGGACGATGAAATATATATCGAATCCGGTGTTGATAAAAATAAGATACTTGTAAAGCGTTGGGCAATCAAAGATGTTGTTAAGCCTGTAGAGGGTTAA
- a CDS encoding TIGR04086 family membrane protein produces the protein MSVQTPGLKKTLDEHINLLRVVKGLIIAFLITLPCFLGFALFLTYTDFPEKHTYIAVLITTVISVLVASAYSTRNVKSKGWMNGCFVGILYVAILYIASSIVFLSFHIDIQVILSVIIGAIVGCLGGIFGINLR, from the coding sequence ATGAGCGTACAGACACCTGGGTTAAAAAAAACACTGGATGAACACATAAATCTGCTGCGGGTAGTAAAAGGCTTGATAATAGCTTTTCTTATAACGCTTCCATGTTTTTTAGGCTTTGCATTATTTTTAACATATACTGATTTTCCTGAAAAACACACTTATATTGCAGTTCTTATAACAACTGTAATTAGTGTACTGGTAGCATCCGCCTACTCTACAAGAAATGTGAAGAGCAAGGGCTGGATGAACGGTTGCTTTGTCGGGATACTTTATGTTGCTATATTATACATTGCTAGCAGTATTGTGTTCCTGAGTTTTCATATTGATATTCAGGTGATTTTATCTGTAATTATTGGTGCCATTGTAGGGTGTCTAGGCGGTATATTTGGAATTAATTTACGTTAA
- the scfA gene encoding six-cysteine ranthipeptide SCIFF, whose protein sequence is MKHIKTINNATLKNSLAKGGCGECQTSCQSACKTSCTVANQSCENK, encoded by the coding sequence ATGAAGCATATAAAGACAATTAACAATGCAACTCTAAAAAACAGCCTTGCAAAAGGTGGCTGTGGCGAATGTCAGACTTCTTGCCAGTCAGCTTGTAAGACATCATGTACTGTTGCTAATCAAAGCTGCGAAAACAAGTAA
- the scfB gene encoding thioether cross-link-forming SCIFF peptide maturase: MIHKYTMHDTNIVLDINSGAVHVFDDAAFDVVDLYKNKTKEQIIESLSENYTGQVIVDAYGEIAELESQGLLFSEDAYSDALQKWERKPVVKALCLHICHDCNLRCKYCFASTGSFGGHRTMMDLETGKKAIDFLIEKSAGRRNLEVDFFGGEPLMNFDVVKGIVKYARIREKEAGKNFRFTITTNAVLLNEEIKDFINANMHNVVLSIDGRKETNDRMRPRVDGSGTYTKILPKILDMAESRNQDNYYVRGTFTRENLDFSNDVLHLADQGFKQISIEPVVAAKDSGYDIREHDIPKLFEEYENLAREYVKRDSEKRGFNFFHFMVDLQQGPCVIKRLGGCGSGHEYLAVTPEGDLYPCHQFVGDEKFKMGNVHEGVFNTDFQKNFQKSNVYTKKDCAECWAKFYCSGGCAANAYQFNNDINVPYKIGCELEKKRVECAIWIKTQE; the protein is encoded by the coding sequence ATGATTCACAAGTATACTATGCACGATACCAATATAGTCTTGGACATAAACAGCGGTGCTGTCCATGTATTTGATGATGCTGCTTTTGATGTAGTAGATTTATATAAGAATAAAACAAAAGAACAAATAATTGAATCGCTATCTGAAAACTACACCGGACAGGTTATTGTAGATGCGTACGGGGAAATCGCTGAGCTTGAATCCCAAGGCTTACTTTTTAGTGAGGATGCATACTCGGATGCTTTGCAGAAATGGGAGAGAAAGCCTGTAGTAAAGGCTTTATGCCTGCACATTTGCCATGACTGTAATCTTAGGTGCAAGTACTGCTTTGCCTCAACAGGAAGTTTTGGGGGACACAGAACCATGATGGATCTTGAAACAGGTAAAAAAGCAATTGATTTTTTGATTGAAAAATCCGCAGGCAGACGGAATCTGGAAGTTGACTTTTTCGGTGGTGAACCGCTGATGAACTTCGATGTAGTAAAGGGTATAGTTAAATATGCGAGAATCAGAGAAAAAGAAGCTGGTAAGAATTTCAGATTTACTATAACTACAAATGCGGTATTATTAAATGAAGAAATAAAAGATTTTATTAATGCTAACATGCATAATGTTGTTCTTAGTATTGACGGACGTAAAGAAACTAATGACAGAATGAGACCTAGAGTAGATGGGTCAGGTACTTATACCAAAATACTTCCAAAAATTCTGGATATGGCTGAATCCAGAAACCAAGATAATTATTATGTCAGAGGAACTTTTACGAGAGAGAATCTTGATTTTTCCAATGATGTATTGCATTTGGCGGATCAGGGCTTTAAACAGATATCAATAGAGCCTGTTGTTGCAGCAAAGGACTCGGGATATGATATCCGTGAACACGATATTCCAAAGCTTTTTGAAGAGTACGAAAATCTTGCAAGGGAATATGTAAAAAGAGATAGTGAAAAGCGTGGTTTTAATTTTTTCCATTTTATGGTTGATCTACAGCAGGGTCCATGCGTTATTAAGAGACTTGGAGGATGCGGTTCAGGACATGAATATCTGGCAGTTACACCAGAAGGTGATTTATATCCGTGTCACCAGTTTGTTGGGGATGAGAAGTTTAAAATGGGTAATGTCCATGAGGGTGTATTCAATACTGATTTCCAGAAGAATTTTCAAAAGTCAAATGTGTATACCAAGAAGGACTGTGCCGAATGTTGGGCAAAATTTTATTGCAGTGGCGGGTGTGCTGCAAATGCGTACCAGTTTAATAATGATATTAATGTTCCATATAAAATTGGTTGTGAACTTGAGAAAAAAAGAGTTGAATGTGCAATTTGGATAAAAACTCAAGAATAG
- a CDS encoding gamma carbonic anhydrase family protein — translation MVKDFNNITPKIHETAFVAPNSTVIGDVVLGENTTIWYNAVLRGDIDSIVVGNNTNIQEGCILHCKKGIEVRLGSHVTIGHGAILHSCRIGDNTLVGMGAIVLDSAEIGDNCLIAAGSVVTPRTKIPDGCLVSGSPAEVKRTLSEQEIADIKCNANEYINLLKYYK, via the coding sequence GTGGTAAAGGATTTTAATAACATCACGCCTAAAATACACGAGACTGCGTTTGTTGCACCAAACAGTACAGTTATTGGAGACGTAGTTTTGGGTGAAAATACAACTATCTGGTACAATGCAGTTCTAAGAGGAGACATCGATAGTATAGTTGTCGGTAATAATACAAACATACAAGAAGGCTGTATATTGCATTGCAAGAAAGGTATAGAAGTCAGGCTGGGCTCTCATGTTACAATTGGTCACGGAGCAATTCTGCACAGTTGCCGTATTGGTGATAACACCCTTGTTGGGATGGGGGCAATAGTACTTGACAGTGCAGAAATTGGCGATAATTGTCTTATTGCAGCTGGAAGCGTAGTGACACCAAGGACTAAAATACCTGATGGGTGTCTTGTTTCAGGCAGTCCGGCAGAAGTCAAAAGAACACTGTCAGAGCAAGAAATTGCTGATATTAAATGTAATGCGAACGAGTATATTAATTTATTGAAATACTACAAATAA